In Carassius auratus strain Wakin chromosome 12, ASM336829v1, whole genome shotgun sequence, the sequence CCACAATTAGCCTGAAGGTCCTCATGTAACTACTAAAGTCAGATGGAGCATGTTTTTGAGCAGAACGCTGTTTGCACATTTAGGACAGCTTTTTGTGCCCACAACTGTGTCATTTCAAGTGCTTGATGCAAGTGAACTACTCTCAAGGGAATATGTGCATTATGCAAAAAGCCATGGGGTGGTTTGGTAGAAATTCCccagataatatttttttccttctcagtaTACCTCAGATTTGAAAGTTGACAGGGGTGGTGTGATGCAAAGctatataattgtaatttatcatttaaactcAATTATGTCACATCCCATTAGATTGTAAGATGGGGCTATATTGTGttcattatttgttaatatttttacagCTACTTTAGTGTGACTCATGTTCCTGAGGAGTTAAAAGAACTTCAGACTATACGCATATTATGTATATCGTGTTATTCCTACTACACTATTGAGTTAATAAATATGAGCcataattttatatgtaatttgctTAGATTTTCGTATCAGTTGCTTTGTTTTCGTTTTCCGTTCACAGGGGGACATTGGAGGGCAGAGGTCTCTTCAGAGGAAGTGGACGTCCTTTCTCAAGGCCAGACTGGTGTGCGCCATTCCTGATTATGAGCTTTATTTCAACGTGCTCCGCAGCGTTTTTGTCGTCGAGGGAAGCAGCGTACACGACAGTGTCTTGTATGGTGTTTTTGGACTCGAGTGGTGAGAAAAATCATTGAGATTGAATTTGTGAACCTGCAAAAGGCTGTGTACCATTCAGAATTGAGTTGTGAAtgccttttaaattccaattcagtTGCTGAATTTGAATAATGGTAACAAACAGGGTGCAGAATTGCAATTTGAACTTGAATGtagtgaaatataatttaaaataaatcaaatagaaATGTAATCTAGGATTGATCTAGGAAGGcaagggatagatagatagatagatagatagatagatagatagatagatagatagatagatagatagatagatagatagatagatagatagatagatagatagatagatagatagatagatagatagatttaattTAAGGCTGCAGTTAAACAATAGCCTTCAGTTTTAGTGGgttgaaatgttttacagtgaGAGGGGGTGCTGCAGTCTCATTAAATGAGATGTGAACTGAAGTAGCATTAATCCTCTAGCATGTGACCCTGTTATCTTCATTCTCAACATTTTTTATGACTAAAGGATTTTAGCATGAGAGCCATCTCTAAATATTCCCATGTGTTTTTCTCGCTATAGCAGGGACACTCACAATAGTACACAGGGCCCTGGGCCAATATTTGAATTGGCAGAAtcgggatagagagagagagagagagagagagagagagagtatgcagAGTCATGCTACATTAAATTGTCTTTTAAATGTCTACAGACTAGTTGGTGACCAAATTCTCCCATCAAACCAGTTTCCGGGTAGTAAACAGGACCGAGCACTGATTCGGCAAACCCTTTTATCAGCCTGAAGGgagtaataacattttttttttaatgttagagTTATGTCCCTCagctgaaaagaagaaaaatgcaatgggtttgtttttgtgtgcttTATAAGCTCTACTTTTCTCCATAAGGATACAGGTTCAATGAATGTAACATAATTGgaacaaaataaaactgttcctactatcattattataaatgtagtgaaaagaaaatggcatttaaaattcCACCATGTGCTGTGATCAATaaaaattactcacattttctTTCTGACTATAAACGAAAACCTACTTCTCATCATTCTTATGTCATTCTCTTTCTCACTGCCAGGAGAAATGTTAAGATGTCTGCAGTGTGTCACTATTCACTCAAAGATGTCCAGACAGCTTTTGACGGGCCGTACATGGAACTACAGGACACCAAATGGAGGGAATACACTGGGAAAGTTCCAGAACCGAGGCCTGGCTCGGTGAGATGCACTAAATCAAAGCAGTCCTATAAACTGTTGCCTTCTAGTATCTGTAATGTAGAAGTAGACCAGCTCTTTGGGACTTTTATTGCATTGTTTCTATTTTCACTCTTCTGAAGAATGTTATGTAACAGTGGCCTTGTTTCTCTTCAGTGTATAACCGATCAGCATCGGGCCCTGCTCATAAATTCCTCCCGGGATCTCCCTGACAACGTACTGAATTTCACTCAGAGACATGCTTTAATGTCCAGACAGATCCAGCCTGTGGGAGGACGTCCCGTGTTGCTCCATAGGGGGGCAGACTACACTAAGATCGCTGTAAAACAGGTTGTGGGCTTGGATGGACGTGTCTATGACATGCTCTTCATTGGAACAGGTAAGGGTCCATTTCCTTTATTAGTTAATGATTTGATATTGAGTTTGAAGAGATAATTTTGATTGATTTTGGATTGTGATATGAAGATGGTAAGATTTAATGTTAAGAATTTGTctcatatgctcaccaaagctccatttgtttgaacaaaaatacagtaaaaactatttgaaatattattaaaataatttaaaaaaactattatctatttaaatatattttaaaatgaaatatatttctgtgatccaaaacagatttttttttttatgggagctgtgataattttttttaagaatactgtgatgaatggaaagttcagaagaaaaccattcatttaaaattgaaaactGTTGTAAacttagtattttttatattttgaaatcttTTATTAGGTTTCATAGCCTTGAAATTTGGTTTTTGTGCTTCTCTCCAGATGAGGGCTGGTTACACAGGGCTGTGAAGATCAGAGACCGTGTTCACATCATCGAGGAGCTTCAGCTTTTTGAGGAGAAACAACCAATCAATAACATGGTGATATCACAAAAACAGGTAGCCCATGATGCACCTAcagtattaaacattaaaaaccagCATTAAATCCAAGTGTATAATACAAATGCTAATGGATCCCAAAGAAATCTtatgctgtatttttgttcaacagaagagCATCTATGTGAGCGCCGCCTCTGGAGTGGTGCAGGTACCCCTGTCATCCTGTGAGCGCTACACCTCCTGTCATGACTGTGTGTTTGCACGAGATCCATTCTGTGGCTGGGATGGTAGAGCGTGTGCTGAAATAGCGGCTTATGCTAACAGGTAAAAGCAGACATctggtgtttttaattttagacatTTACACATACTGTTACCACAGTCCAAAAGTCATTTTTCTGCCAGTGATGGGTGATTTAAGGAAAAGGGATGCACAATGTAATGAAACAATATCGGAaaccattattacattttattggcTGATATTGGATATGATctctgcttattttttatttatttttttcaaatagtatatattttttctattgtagatttaaaaaaaaaaattttttattatctttattggATATATTTTATGCTGTGATGTTCTTATTTCAAAATTAACtagcatatatacatattttagttgtagttatgtttttgttattttttacaaagtagtattaataaaatcagtgaaatatgaaaatattttcagaattgTTAATATAGTATATTTAATAAAGTGCATTCCTAAAatgttgtaaatatattttatatacatatttttaattttagattttttttaacatatagagttagtgctgtcaaatgatcaGTCACGATTAAtctaaaaaactaaaagtttttgtttacataatatatgtgtgtgtactgtgtatatttattatgtatatataaatacacacccatgcatgtatatatttaagacaaattttaagtttataaatttaaaatattaatgtatattattaattatatgaaagtaaatatatacatggaaaattaaaaaaaatatatactgtatgtgtgtgtatttatatatacgtaataaatatacagagtacacatacataatgtaaataaaaactaatatattaatattattataaattatatcatatataaatatatttaatatataaacgtaacatatttttcatacatatatacatgtatttgtgtgtatttatatatacataataaatatatacaatacatacacatttattatgtaaacaaattttttttattttggatgcgattaatcaccaTAAATCTTTTGATAGCACTATatgtaatatttcttaaatatttattttatattaaacttattttgcataatttttttacaaatatatttgttcTTATGTCAGTGGATGTAGATGAAGTCATTGAGTCACAATTATGAGCCAGTCTTAAATAGAAATACACAAATGGGCAATATTGAGAAATTTTCAACTTTAGGTGTCTTAAATCTCCAATAAATAAAAGTATCACCATCAGTGAAAGTCAGACTATTGTTCTTACAATGTGATTCAAACCACATAATGTAAGAATTCCTAATAAAGTTAACAGCCAACTGGTGaataaagtgaatttttttttgctaaagtaaATTTTTGCTTTCACTAGTCTCCTGGTGTTAATTTTCAGACACAATGTCCAAAACACATTCACATTATCTTCTGCACGCTTCGATGAATGGCTTTAATAAGTGCACCTCTGTTTCCCGTAGGTCCAGTCTCATCCAGGACGTCCAGATGGGAAGCAGAGGCTGTACTAACATTACAAGCGATGGTGTGTTTGCATGTGAATAACTTCTGAGCAGCCTAGTCAGGTGACTTTCAAACGTAGACTAATAATGTCTTGCATTTTGTCAGGTTTCGTCATGCACCGGACTCGTGCAGTGATGGCAGGAGATGATGTTCTGTTACAGTGTGAGATCCGTTCTAACCTGGCCACCCCTCGCTGGACGCTGAACGGTCGGGAGCTGCTAGGTTACGGCGTAGACTTCGGCTACCGCACTGGCACTGACGGCCTCCTCATCATTGGCGCTCAAAACCAGCAAAGTGGACACTACCGCTGTTACGCAGTAGAGAACGGCGTCTGGATTCCCGTTCGCAGCTATATGGTACAAGTCCAACCCGTTCTGCCCCCTGCATCGCATCTCTCAGGAAGCCCGACGGCTTTACCTGAAAACTTCTTTACCACCACAACTGCGCCAACTCTGAGTCCTTCCAGTGTTCCTGCGGAGCAGCTTCTGTCGCCTCCACCGGCTCTGTTGCCTTCGAGACCGGAGTTACAGACCTACAGACACATGGAGGCCATGTATATCTCTCTGGTGGCTGTTCTCGGCGGGCTTTGCCTGGTTCTTACAGTGGTCCTCCTGTATGTTAGCTTCTGTGGTGCACACAACTCTCCCAGTTCCAGAAAGTACTCCCAGCAAGCACTGTCCATAACCACAGCAACCGAAAGAAAAAGAAGCTCGCACTTTGAGCTCAAAACCATCTCCAGCCACTGCAATGGCAGAGCGGAGGGCCGTAGCAGAGCGTTGTCGATGGACGGAGAGTTTCTGCAGATGATTCCAGCAGACATCCAGACCACACCTAGTAAGGAACCTCCGCCCGCGCCACCACTTCCTATGCCGCCGCCCCTGCCCGAATCAGAGTACGCCAACGGACTGTCAGCCACGCTGCCTAGCGTGCTGAGAAAGATGAACGGGAATAGCTACGTACTCCTGGGGCAGACGGACTCGGAAATGACGTCTCCGCTTTACCACTCTTTCACCGAGGAGCTCAACAGGATTCTAGAAAAGAGGAAACACACACAGTTGGACATCCAACCAGATGAGAGCTCAGTGTAGCATGATCTCGCACAACTGCTATATCGCCCCCTTGTGGTGTGGAGGCTTACATTTTGTACAAGAGCCAAGAGAACTGTGTGTTGTGAAGTTCTTTGTGATCTCGATGTTCAACTTAAACTTGTTTGGTTTGGCGCCATTGAGAATCGTcttgtgaaaaatatatttgtgaacaTATTGGTCGACTTTACATCAGATGTAGCTAAAGACACCTAGACTGTGGACCTCGGAGTGTATAAATCACAAGATGGATTCAATTGAGAACGTCCGAGACTGAATTTggttatgttgttttgttttaaaggagAAGTAAGAGACTTGAGAACACTGTCCAAAGACTTTCTCAGCAAAGCAATGCATATTTGTACATAATTAATGTGGAATTATTGTGCAAATGCAGACgtttacagatttttttgtttttgcctaaTTGCACCTGATGTAAATAACAATCATTTTATTATCAAAGTATAATAAGTCGGAACTGCTTTGCTCGATTAATAATCATTCAGAAAGAGTTTGGTTTTCAAGCCTTTTGGCAACATTTCATGAGTGTTCTTGAGCATTGGACTTTTTAACAACGCAATTTCACACTAGATTGCAGTCAGATTGTAGGAGCAGTGAGtgttagcacatgaatcgttgacATCTACAGATACAGAGGCGGTCATTTTCAGAGCCACTCGGCTGTAGAATTCAACGCCTCCTTCAGGGATGAGTTGGGTTTCTCTTTGGCAGTGCGTCAGAAAGAGTGAATAGATCTCAAAAATGGAAGAAACGCTCTCTCTGATACACAATTTCCCTGTCAAATGCTGTCCAGCTTTGACAGAATatcctttttatatttaaatgaaggAAGAGATGCTCACAAAGGGAAGTAAAATCCCAAAAACTTTAGAAGTTTGGTGAGTTTGCATTTAGTAATTTTGAATGCATGACAACAGGTGACCATTTCAAActccagaaataaatgtatttatattagggctgtcagtttattattgtaatttattaaaattaataaaaaaaaaaattattcactaCAGCTCAGATGTTTGGGGTgaatttcttatgctcaccacggctgcattaatttgatctaaaatacagcaaaaataataatattgtgaaatattacaactttttaaaataactgttttttattatagtatattttCAAATCCAGTTTATTCCTGGaaaagcaaaactgaattttcagcatcattgtgTCATCAtaatttggtgttcaagaaatatttcataatatttttatggaaacagtaatactaaataatagtaaataatacatatttttgcaggattctttaattaatcaaaagttcaaaataacggatttattattatttattttttaattaaatatcttgctgaccccaaacttgaacAGTAGTGAACTGTTTATGAATAACATTTTTGACACAATTAATAATTCCCCCTAATCCAAATTCACACAATAAAAGACAATTTATATGACAATAAAATCACAATGTGTAATCACTGATTTGCtattataataattgaataatttttaATTGGGGGGCTTTTCTCAGCAACGGAGTAACTGACATTTATTTGATTCAGTAATCAGCATATTGTAATTAATTAGCTTATGTTTAAACGGACAGGCCTAATATCTA encodes:
- the LOC113112167 gene encoding semaphorin-4G-like, producing the protein MGVLRGLLGCNHFRGAAVNYSSLLLEDGPGLLYVGAREAIYKLDTSNISDTSISVSLEWAASAEQKRQCLSKGKNNQTECYNHVRFLDRYNDSHLYTCGTHAFRPRCAYIDVARFTFVRFEEGKEKCPYDPTKGYTGFITDGEMYSASQYEFRNIPDIRRNFPFPNLRTEDSPTSWLLESNFVGSALLRESINSSIGDDDKLYFFFTERNIEPTAYSSQTNVARVARVCKGDIGGQRSLQRKWTSFLKARLVCAIPDYELYFNVLRSVFVVEGSSVHDSVLYGVFGLEWRNVKMSAVCHYSLKDVQTAFDGPYMELQDTKWREYTGKVPEPRPGSCITDQHRALLINSSRDLPDNVLNFTQRHALMSRQIQPVGGRPVLLHRGADYTKIAVKQVVGLDGRVYDMLFIGTDEGWLHRAVKIRDRVHIIEELQLFEEKQPINNMVISQKQKSIYVSAASGVVQVPLSSCERYTSCHDCVFARDPFCGWDGRACAEIAAYANRSSLIQDVQMGSRGCTNITSDGFVMHRTRAVMAGDDVLLQCEIRSNLATPRWTLNGRELLGYGVDFGYRTGTDGLLIIGAQNQQSGHYRCYAVENGVWIPVRSYMVQVQPVLPPASHLSGSPTALPENFFTTTTAPTLSPSSVPAEQLLSPPPALLPSRPELQTYRHMEAMYISLVAVLGGLCLVLTVVLLYVSFCGAHNSPSSRKYSQQALSITTATERKRSSHFELKTISSHCNGRAEGRSRALSMDGEFLQMIPADIQTTPSKEPPPAPPLPMPPPLPESEYANGLSATLPSVLRKMNGNSYVLLGQTDSEMTSPLYHSFTEELNRILEKRKHTQLDIQPDESSV